A stretch of Schistocerca cancellata isolate TAMUIC-IGC-003103 chromosome 3, iqSchCanc2.1, whole genome shotgun sequence DNA encodes these proteins:
- the LOC126176089 gene encoding craniofacial development protein 2-like: protein MWIDLTVSSKKIRIVSVYSHCEGTDQDKMDSFYEALSDVVVRVKDKDSVLLMGDFNARIGNRTEGYEKVMGKFGEDMEANRNEKQLLDFCASMGLVITNSFFKHKNIHRYTWEGRGTRSVIDYIITDQEFRKAVRDTRVFRGFFDDTDHYLIGSEIGIVRPKVQECSMVLIQHVTSNSLRTCTSARHYIDSK, encoded by the exons atgtggatagatttgacagtgtctagcaagaaaattaggattgtgtcagtatattcgcattgtgaagggacagatcaagataagatggatagtttttatgaggcactcagtgatgtagttgttagagtaaaggacaaggacagtgttctgctcatgggtgattttaacgccaggattggaaatcgaacagaagggtatgaaaaggttatgggtaaatttggagaagatatggaggccaacaggaacgagaaacaactcttggatttctgtgccagtatgggcttagtaatcacaaactccttttttaaacataagaacattcaccggtatacttgggaaggcaggggaaccagatctgtcattgactatataataacagatcaggaattcaggaaggctgtgagggacacacgtgtattcaggggattctttgatgacactgatcattatttaatcggcagtgaaattgggattgtgaggccgaaagtgcaggag tgcaGTATGGTACTTATACAACATGTTACAAGTAACTCTCTCAGAACATGCACTTCTGCTAGACATTACATTGATTCAAAGTAA